In the Ricinus communis isolate WT05 ecotype wild-type chromosome 3, ASM1957865v1, whole genome shotgun sequence genome, atATTCATTGGTAAATGAAACCCTACCATGGTTTCATATCTTTAATCCTGACCCGGTCCCGGTTCATTTCGATTGATCAGTACGAAAAATCTCTAATGAGTAATTTCATTATCAAAGCAATCAATCTTAAAGAAGCAACAGTGACGtcaatatatatgttttgagtaatgttattaatttcaatattttccttattaatttagtatattgCCTAATGTGCTATTATGATATTGgtatatacaaaaaaaaaaaaaaagaataatattacATCAATTGTTATCATGAATTAACTAAAAGTATGTCTTACGTACAAATACCAGAACAAACCAATGCATTCACCTGTTTTGATCCAAAACTATGGTCTTCTTCCTTTATGTTTTATTGGGAAATTTATATtcctatttttaaatatatgtaaacttatttttttataatatttctaatatatgTTTTTACTCAATTTGTCCGTATAAAGTTGTTtaaacattattaaaaaataaaatttaaatatatattagataaattaaaaattagatgtgtacatatattataatataaagtaaaattcagatacttattaaattaaatttaaatattaaactgattaatcaatataaatatatattttgctatattttatttctcattttttaaatttatcttttaatatatattttctttttaaaaaaaattaaaatatatttcctTAAGTATATCTAATCTTTAACTTCTTTtccctatatatatatataaaggatattgaaaatattagattattatgTTTAAATGTAAGATAATTGTTATTGATGTAACGagtgtttgtttattttgattgGGTGTcctaatttattctttattttgttttagcttcaaaatttatacctaaactagcaatcaataaaaaagatatttcatTCCATTTCTTTGATATAATtgcaaattaatttattagtaaaatacaTAAATCCATATTTCTCATGATAATACTAATTCATTCAAGcatgaaaatttaataatttagatttGTTGTAGTAAGAAATTTACCATTTTGTCCaaaatatgtttatattttatgatattaatttaatttatattataattattactaGAGAGAGCCACCTAATAAAGTCAACAGGTGATTAGCTCACTTAAGATCCTTTTTAACTACTACTCTATAACACACAATCTGACCTTCAtccagaaagaaaaattaccctGAGACACACCAGAGAATTGAAAGCTATTACTGCCTACTGCATGGACGACACGTGTATACTTGATTTCATCAAACATGACCTGTCTTTGACATTGACTAGGTCCTATTGTAAGCTTGGCTCACGCATAAGACGACGCGTAaggataataaattaaaattaaaaaacaaaataaaatcccATTTTTAGTATGAAATAACAACTCCCTTCTTTTtagctaaaaataaaacaatttttaaaaaagagaattcagtttattaattatttttcttaatttcaaaattttttaacagAAATTTGTCAGTCTGATCTGGTTTTTTGAGCTTCCCCTTTCTTTAACAGAAAGAAACAGTAATCGCCTCATTCTTTgctttgctttttatttttgagtttcattttctctctctctagaaaGCTCTTAGCTCTCTTTTCTAATCTCTCTCTGAAAAGACTCAGAAACTATCTATGATGGAATTTCATTTCTGTTCCTTTCCTTCAGgtaatgaaaattatatgtgTTGTTGTATAGCTTCATGAACATATGATTATGATGAttttatgtttgaattgaTTTTGAATTGATTTTGAATTGTTTTGTCTCTATTTGCAGGTTAAGTTTGAGTCATCTGCTGATGAATTCATAAATGTCAATCAAGGATAGGCTTAACATCTGCTGCAATAAATAtcaaactaaaaagaaaagctgTTAGCTGtagttaattttgttttattataataatatttaaaagataggAGAGGAAGGTGAAATTTAAAAGGAAGAATTATGGGATACCTAAATTCAGTACTGTCTAATTCAAATCAGGTTCATGCTGATGATGCGCCTGTTAGCGGTGGTGGTCTcaggtaattttttttttttctatcttttttttttaaaaacctTTTAATTAATGGCTTATTATTgttgaattaataattatttgatctAAATGTTTAGTCATATGTGTTTGCTTCTTTGTTGATCATAATTGATGTTTTGTCCTATAatgaattttgttaaatttaggtgctttttcttattttcttattctgaTTGACTGTATGTTGGTTATgtatgttaaaaatttattgaagtTACACCATGTTTGTTTAAAAATGATGTATCTAGATATGGTAAAGTTGAACGATCTCTtcaattttcttccttttagATTAGGTCTGCTATTTTTGTCTTCACCTAATTGCAGAACCATGTAGTGCTTCTTATTCCATTGGTTGTATGGGTGACAATCTTTTAAACGAATTATATCCGATGATTGAAGAGAGAACatagaaaagtaattaatgTTTTGTTAGTATGTGGTGGAATTTTGTGGTCGGTTCTTTAGCAAATTAAATGACTGAAATTCAATTGGATATTCTGTGGAGACTAATTGAATTCAAAGGGTATCTATGTTATCTTGAGACTCTGTTTCTGTTGTCCGTTTTGCAGCTGTTTATTTCTATAGTGAGTATCTTGTGTGCTGTTTTCATATTTTGGGCAAAGTGCAAGATGAGACAAACACATCTTATTTCACATATTGGAATGAATTTGGAACTCCTCTTGCGAGAAAGGTTGTTGGTTATCATTTATTTGTTAGTTGTCCCTAGTGGAATGACTTATTATCCCTCTGGTCATACCGGGTCATATCGGGATATGTGGCTAGAGGGATCACATCAAAGGGCTTTAACTTCATCCCCTGATCAATAACCTTACATCTTATTTGTGTTAATAGGATTTTTCTGGTACTAAAATCTGGCATGTTTATTGCAACAGTCAAAATGGGAAGTTCAGTTATGGATATGCAAGCTCTCCAGGGAAAAGATCTTCCATGGAAGATTTCTATGAGACAAGAATTGATGGTGTTGATGGAGAGATAGTTGGCCTGTTTGGAGTTTTTGACggtctctctctctttctctctctctctctctctctctctctgtatGTGTGTCTTTCCACTTTAAGTATTGCCAACAACTATAATGAGCATACTAGGATTATTTTTGCAGAATACATGCTAATAATATCAGATTTTGCACCAAATGCAGAACACATCACTGCtcatttaattatgaatacaTGTTCCTCCTGGTCATTAAAagtcataatttcttttttctttttggtgtgGGCAATGAGTTAATTTTCACTAAAAGGTTGttctttcatttattatcATAGTGTTCCATCTCTGGCCTTTGCAGATTTTTGGGTTCGGTTGCTTTTGTATTTGAGTATACTATTTCATTTCACCAGCATTCCATTTCCTCTAAGTAGTCATTAAATAGAGGAAAGGTGGCTGAAAGTATTTGCAGACTGTTAGTTTTTGGGCATCTGCTCCAATGTGGTTGCAGTACTTGAAGCCATCATTTAGGTGCCATTATTGGCTGTGGAGCCAGCatgaattttgttttatgCTGAGGTGGTCTGTACCAGTTTGTTTGTGCATCTGCTCCAATTTGGTTGCAGCACTTGAAGCCGTTTATTAGGTGCCATTATTGGCTGGGAAGTATGGGATCAGCATGGATTTTGAACTTTTATGCTGAAGTGGTTCATACCAGTTTTGCTCTACCAATTCCTTAACATGGCCATTGCCTAACTGTGCTTGGTTTAATCGATGAGATAATTACTGTACGGCTTTGGCTTTAGTATAGTTGTAACATCACATAGCATGATCACATTTTGAAGAAATATCCTTTAATTCTATCAGTTTTAATGGTAGAAATCCCTGTTATGCTTTGCAGGTCATGGAGGTGCACGTGCAGCTGAATATGTGAAACGAAACCTTTTCAGTAATCTGATCAGTCATCCAAAGTTCATTTCAGATACAAAATCTGCTATAGGTCTTTCACTTTCTAAAACTATAACTTTAGATTTGATCATTTTGCGACTTCATCAGCCAACAAGGCAAGGCAACTTCATTTTCTATCTTAACTTTTCCCTTGCACCACAGCTGATGCATACAATCACACAGACTCAGAATTTTTGAAATCAGAAAATAATCAGAATCGTGATGCTGGATCAACTGCGTCCACTGCCATTCTTGTCGGTGATCGTTTACTTGTTGCAAATGTTGGAGACTCCAGAGCTGTCATATGCCGGGGTGGAAATGGTAAGattcaaaagaattatttttttaggatGCTCAGTCTTTGAAATTTTTGGGTTTATAATGTTGTAAATTAAGCTATTATTTCCATTATATGCAGCTATTGCTGTTTCTCGAGATCACAAGCCAGACCAAACTGATGAGAGGCAACGGATTGAGGATGCTGGAGGATTTGTGATGTGGGCAGGCAAGGACCTTGCAAAGCCAATACTATACTTTTTATCAATGTAGTGAAAGCTTTTCAATGATGTTCTCACATTCTTGATGAATGAAAAAACTAACAACAGGGACTTGGAGAGTTGGTGGAGTTCTTGCTGTCTCCCGTGCATTTGGTGATAAGCTTTTGAAGCAGTATGTTGTTGCTGATCCAGAAATTCAGGTCCGAGTGTTCTTATTCTAACCATTTTTGTTTGTACATGTTATATTTTCTGGTAAATCTTAGCAAGCAAgagatgaaaaggaaaagagttGGGTTGACTTTCAAATTTGAactccaaattgatttaaCTTGTAATGATGGATCTGTCAATATTTACATGTGTTATGACAATTTACATGTGTTATGGAACTTCATAGATCTGCCAATGGTTAGATGGACCATGGACTTGTCTGTTTAACTGTATGGGCAAGCATGGGATGAGGGCTGTACCACGCTGCTAAATTTTGGAAGTCTTGTTCATTGCATTTGAGATTTCTCTAGTAGTTATCTTATCCAATCAATTACTCTTTTAAtttaaggaaagaaaaaaaatgctCTTATATAATTTAGAGTTTGCTTcagatttcttttgtttgtttttattctttttcattccATAGGAAATTCAAGTGTGATTTAGTCGCTGACATAGTTTTGGAAATTGCAGGAGGAAAAAATTGACAGTTCGCTTGAGTTTCTTATCCTTGCAAGTGATGGACTCTGGGACGTTGTGACCAATGAGGTTTGCCATAAAATCCAATTTGCCATAATGCACTTACATAATGTAGACTAGAGAAGGAATTTGTCCTTTATAACGTTAAATTTTTGTCAAACAATTTGAAGACAGAATGAGCGGGTTGTTCATTGCTGCTAGCACCATCCGATgctttatatattctttttcttttttctcaggAAGCTGTTGAAATGACCAGACCAATCGAGGATCCTGAGCAAGCGGCAAGGAGTTTGCTGCAGGAGGCATACCAGAGAGGCAGTGCGGACAACATTACCTGTGTTGTTGTCCGATTTTTAGCAAATCAAGCTGCAACTTCTCGTGGGACTGCTGCTGTTACTTCCGTGTGAGCACCGTGCTATGTTGCTGTAGTAGGGTGTGATTTCACAGATAACCAGAGGAATTGTGGGACGATAGAGTTTGGTGGTGTATAGCTAGTCAGAGAAACTGGAGTGTGGCATCCTGTGCTAGGATAGAGAAGATGGACAAACTCAATGGGCAGTTAATAACTATTGCTTATTTTTTAGCCTCTAGTATAGACCTGTATCCCAGTCTAGTTTTGTGTACTTTGGTTCAAGAGAGATATAAATGTCCACTTGTTAATTTGTAAAGAGTCTGAAATTAAATGTTCCCTATATGTTGTAAAATGTGGTTTAAAATCCCTTCTGTTGCATTTCTTCAATATTGGTATATTCCCTATTGTCAAACTAAATGTGATACTCTACTATTTCATGGACTTGCACCACACTggttctatattttatttttgatagaCTTGGGTGCATcagaatttaattaagttgCATCCTTTTTCCAATCCCTTGAATAGGATTTGTACCTGAATCTGTAAACTTTTGATGATGGATTGAGCAGGGCTTCACAGATGATTCCCGAATGTTAGCCTTGAAGCTCCTCATAACCTGCCGTTGGATCTCGTTACCAAGAAAGGCACAACGAAGAAGAATGAGCTGTTAATATGCTTGAGAAAAGAGAACAGTTAATCTATCAAGTGAAGGTCTCTAATCAATTTACTTATAAATCCTTAAAATCGCAATGAATCAGGAATTTCAGAGTAATTGAACACACGACGAATAAGTATTCGAGCACTTGATTAAACTGAAAAGAGAAATGGAAAAGGACATCTTCATAATAACTAAAGAAAGAGAGGACTCGGACTCAGAACAGTAAAGCAGAGTCGGCAAGGCAGAGTTTGCCATTACGCACGACGAGCGAACAAAGCAATTTTCTGTCATCACCGTCCTCCCctaaccatatatatatgcatatgctaataattgaaaatatgcATGCAACTCATGACACATGAATCAGTTTGAAAattaaacagaaaaaagaagaaagaaagaaagaaagtaagtcgCACATGAACAATTATATCAGCCAaagctaataataatatgagttTCCATAAGATGGCTGCTGCCTCTATGGGATAGAAATACCCAACTTCTATAACTATTTATAGGACTACTCTGCCTTGCTCTTCAAGGTTTTGAGTAATATTATAAACATTAATCATGATGGCTGAAAAgcactttcctttttttttttttaaattgattaagaaaagaaaaaaaaaaaaagggaagtttctatttaaaaagatTGAATTTTCTGCCTTGCTTACCTACCAagaagtttatattttaaacataGACAGCCATATAGATGAATTGACTATTCAATGATTAGATGCTTCTCATGGCCTAACTTCGTTTAAAAATTCTTATAGTTATAGAGacactaaataaataaaaatgagtatatatcaattaataatatcatgtAATCTGAGgtagttaattttaaataattttttaaataacattgaatatatttagttaaagtTAATTACTTAGGTAATATATCatcattaattaatctaatccaattttatttaatttatccaTAAATAACatctactttatatttatagtttttagaGAAGGAAAGGCATGGTTTTCATAGTCCCACCCCATAGTTATTAACAGTGATCACtcaattattttagtttgaaACGAAATATCCAAactatagaaaaaattattaggtAGATTTGTTGGACCAAACTAATTGTAAAGTGATATATGATATTCTTTCTATTAAATGTTGTATTTGTAttggttgattttttttttattatcattaattatccataattaaaaatcaatcaatataaatataacatttaataaaaaatatcaaacgtCACTGTGAAATCAGCTTACAGATCTCATCTAAAAGCTAAAAAACTTtagatataataatttaggTAGAATTTctgttataaataataaagagaactttttaaaaatattttgaaattaataaaaatatcatttttattgtgcaattttttttaaatattatttttctaactccattttttttaaatttatggtgTAGTTGTTTTGCAGTTGTTTTTCAACTATTTTACtcaaaaataaaccaaaaataaactaaaatcgtaactttaaaaacatatatttttgaattcaatattttaacatagtaaaaataaaaaagtaaaaaatataccataaacctaataaaaaataagaagaaaaaaaaaaattggtgtTTCTGATTTACACTATATCCGtctaaatttagaaataattgcAAAagtccttattttattttgttacatTTTTACGCTTTCTCATTGTACTACTTGAAGTGACCCATGGTTCGCTATAAGATTTAGTGGACCACTGCTTTGGGTGGAGAGGCTAATTTCATCATTTGAGATAATAGCCACATTGTCATGAAGtctttcattttttacttTCTAGTTATGGCAAATACTAGCAATTTGCtcatgtataattattttattaatttaatatttaaaattttattttatatattatataaaatttaatttataattatattagtataaaaataaattttatttttaattttatgaaatttttatttacatttatattaattttttataaaaaaattatataatatattttgagagatttctgtatatattatatactaacataaataaatataagttcatcaattttaattttttatgtatttcatTGTAACTTTAAATAGTTATGcttcatttaatatttattatttctattgaGTCCTTCtgttaaatttttacataatcttttattgattgttttaatatgatcaaatataatgttttaatttaaaaatatatttattgaaaagtataatttaataaataagtaagTTATAGAAAGCACTCCAAGATAAATAGtggttaaaaaatattatcatggcaattttaaagatttaagatattaaagtATCTTTTAGTGAACTAAAAATTTCagctaattaaaaaaatataattagattaataatatagatttagaaaaattttttaaaaaaaaaagagtaagtttaaaaatttaaaaataaatgagtaAAGCAAAAGTATGAAAATATGTCAAGATAATTGCTTTCTTTAGGACAATACATGTGACACTAACAAAAAcatttcaaatgaaaatattagTACTAAGAAAAATATGTGAAATGTAGTTGAAAATTAAGAGTATATTTTTGCAAATATAAAATCAGCTTAAAAGGAGATATTTgtaagtgtttttttttttttttttgagtggCTAAAAAAAGGATTTGTGTAAACAATCCTATATTTATTGGGTTCTGGCCCATTGACGTAATCCAAGCCCAAGAAACTGGAATTGTTTGTTAATTGACAAAGGAATGGAAGCCTGATAAGAACGCCACATGTCCTTAGTAACATGGATTGCAATTAATAGATTTGAATAATAATCTTAACACTACCAATATGGATCTGGATTCTGATTTACTGACTCAAAtttgcatttaatttaatttacaaGTGAAGCCGCTGagattatttcatattttattggtttgcctttactttttttcttctcttttttcaaataaaaattaaatacttgaCACTGATTCGTTTTTACTGCCAAAGCACCCAAAACAATTATTACAAAGAAAAAGTCAAAGATCATTATCCAGAGACAGAAAACTCTGAATTCCTTGCAAACATTTCCCAACTACCTGCAACGCTAGTTACTTTTCATAATTTAGTTCAATATGAACCAATAATCACTCAGCTTTTAGGAAGCCAGAAAATTTGGTACGGCCTTAACCAGCTCCAATTCTTCAATTTAGTTCGCCAGAGTCTTATGGGAGTATCTTTAGAAATAATGATTAAGAAACTCATACGTcattacatttattttaaattaaaagagagagaaagaaaatcaatctAGGGTTTGTCTCTCCATCGTTGAGACAGTGTGCTTAACCTACATGATATGTACAAGGCAATAAAAACAACTGCAATTAACAACAAAAGTGAAACCGAAAAACACTAGCTTTATTAAGATGGGATTAATTTAAAACGACGGAACGACGCCGAATGCGTTGATACTACTACTACGATCAGCTTCGACGTCTATATCTGTACGTTTCGCGAATCTTCCTTTGATTCTTGGTCTTGTTTCGGCGTAAGCTTTTCGCGACGCGTATCTAATTGTTTTCTCGAACTTTCTGTTCTTCCTTTTCTCTCTGTACCTTAATACCCTGGCTTCTCTGTCAACTGCCGATAGCTGCTGGACTGACTCCATCGTCGATTTGCTATACGGATTCGATATATCCCCGCCGTCTGGCACCACTCCGACGTCTAGCGATGACGATGATACCTGAAGTCGCAACCATACGATTAGAAAACTtctttaaatttgaaattgttACTAAATAATCACAAATCCAGAGGAGAAATTTAACTTACGCTATTGCTAAGGCATTGTGCGTTATAACCGTAAGGAAAAGGCTTGGATCCAGTGAAGTCAAGCTCAAAGCAGTTGTCGTTAACAAACGGAGCTTGAACGTTTTTACTACTCTTAACCGGAACAACGCCGTCTGTTCCGGAACTGTTCTGCTCCTGCGCTTCAAGTTTAGGATCTCCAGGTCCGTAATCCAGATCCAGGTACGGATCCATATCCGAGAAAACATACTGACCCGTATTTGGATCCGAATTCTCCACAAGCTTAGTGTTTGGAGGATTTGGAAGTAGCCACGATGCTGCTTCAGCTTCTTCTCTACTAACATCGGCAGCGTCGCCATCAACGTCTGAGAAGTAACGGTCGTCAAGGAGATTGACGGCGTTAGGTTTGTTATTGACAGAGGAGACGGAATCGTAGAAGGGAGTAATAGGAACACGCTCGTGACGGCGTGCTAGAGGATTAGCAGAGTGGATGTCCCGGTCGCAAGTGACGCAGAGTGCTGCAGCGTCGGCTTTGCAGGTGACGTGAGCTGGAGCTTGCTCGCAGACTTCACAAATAAGGACACGAGCGTGGCGTGAAGCGAGTTTGTTAGCAGCGTGGATTTTGGAGTCGCAATTGATGCAAAGAAACGCGGAGTCTGGTCGGCAAAAGAGAGTTGCCGTCGCCGATTTGCATGAATCACAGAGCTTCGAAGCCATTGCGAAAACTAAGCGGGGGTGTCTGTCTCTcctctttgtttcttttgttttttttctctttttctttgaacgCGAGAAACAGAAAGGTCTGTCTTCTGCTTGCTTGTGTAAGCATTGAGTCTATCTAGTGGGGCCAGGGAGATCTAGGGATAAGCGAATAGGAGACGGACATGTGGATAGGGGCTtagccaaaattaaaaaaagaataaagagatTTTATGGGGGAAATATAATATGGGATTTATTAgcaagtaaaatatatataaaaaaaaaaaagaaaaaaagtggAGCCCCCGTGAAAAGGGGTTGAAGGTTGGGTTCTGGATTGTAGTCGAGTATGAAAAGGAATAGTACCAAATTGGCTTCAAAAGAAGGAAGGGGGTAGtgtgttaataataattataataataataatggagAAGGTGGGACCTACTTTTCTTGACAAGTTGGTGTTCGAGATGGATCTGTCCATGCAGCATCAGCATCTCGGCCATCCTTATTCCTTCCCTATCCTTGGATATAGGCAAAGGTTTTTGTTGCTGCATTTGCTGGCATGCATTTTGCAGTCCAATGTAGACTTAATGTTCAATTACTTCATCAAATTGCATCTGTCCATCAACTTGacttgagttttatttttttcattctaCATAAAAAGCGCTTCGTACCCAAATCTAATCTATTTTTGTCTTAAATAATTGCTGTGTAACTTTAGCTTTTAAGTCCAAATATCATGCCTTCCCCAAATAACCCATATGcccaaatttatatattttcaactGTCCTCGTCCTTGGgcttcaatttattttaagtttttatgtGCGGGCCTATTCTGTACGCGAGTGGACTGGAGTGTGTGTGGTATGTTCCAAAGTTGAAACACAAACTCCTCTGCTAACGATATCTGTTACACGAGGAACTGACAGCAGACAGGCACTGTGAATCCAGAAATGGGTGCAAGATCAACGTGTTGAATTGCCTAGTccccttttctcttctttctttattttaatattatactgAAACTGTCAGCCACTGAAAAGTACTATCCAGCACATGCTATTGCAATAAAACTGGGCCCTCTCGTCTACTGTCCTCTTTTCTTATCCTAGCTGCTTTCTTCTGATTAAGCGAGTATCATTCAGTACTTTTGTTTATATATGACCCCCTCTCCCTCCATCGCAACAACCCCCTACATGTGTTTTTTACTTATTCCTGTTCCAAATGTTCAACGGCCATCAATACTTGTAGTGGTTTTTGTTTTGGCATACTATACTATATActcttttctaaaattaacaagGAGGGGGTTGTTTATCCTTTAGCCTTATAATTATTGTATGTGTGTTAATTGTGACAAGAAAATTTTGTTGAAGGGCGAGGCTTGCCTGGAATGTCTGTGCTTAAGACTCGAAGCTCATTCTAGTTGCCTATGCTGCGGACCTATGTTAGGCAAATTATGCCCTGCGCCGCACCATTGATCAGTTAGGGAAATGGAGGTTGAAATTATAATCGATgaatattcttttcttatcaattGTTTTTGTTAAAGTGCTCCAAAATCAGCGAATGAGCTAAGCTTATGGTTGTAGCTTCCCGAAGCAGCTCTGCTCTCCTCGGTGCAAAGATGGCTACCCCAACATCAGTGATCCTTATTTCAATATCGTTGCTGGGAAGGGTATAAAATGTAGAAGCACTGTACGTTTACACTCTTATACTCCTTACGCAGGCATggagaattaagaaaaaacatattatttttgagCACCTCTCAAGATTAATATCAATGCTTCACTAGGATCAATCCTCGTATCCCCGGAAAAAGTTAGTTGCGCATGGAATAAAATGTCAAATTCTTCCTCCTCTTGCAGCCAACTAAGGCTGATAGCCAGACAAGAAGAGCATACACCTCGAGCACcacaaaaagaatttgaaaaccTTTATAATGCAATCACTCGATCACTGTAATTGTACTTCTCAACAGAGAACATAAAAGTTATACCAAAACCACATGTTTCATGAATAATGGCAAATTTAGTGCACAAAAATGTTGCTAGTAACAACAGTAATTATGATTGCAGCAATTGTTTTAACATCAAGAAACCAAATTTAGGAATCTCTGTCACACACATAAACACTGGTTTCTAATTAATGGATGGAGAATAGGCTTGTTGTAAGATCTACTATCAACTCAATGTTGCGCAGAACTTCAGTTAATACCTAGCAGCTCTTTCCATAATATAAAGCCTTAATGATCACAAATCAAGTGATCCACTTGGAACAGTTCTAGTTTGGGTTATAGCAGCACAAAAAGAGGATCACAAATGCAAAACTGTAGGACTCTATGCTGCTTTACTTCAGAATAAAGCGTATATTTAACATCAGGATGCTCCTTAATCTTAGCAACTTAAATCTTTGACTGCCTATAGCTGATAATGCAAGATACACATATGCCTAGCCTAATCTTCATCCACCTGAACAGCAATTTCAGAACCTTGGATTCGAGGATCCTAAACATCAATGAACTACTATTATAGCAGCAAAATCCAAGAGGTTATTAGCTTAATTGATGTCCTCTTAGCTCATATGAAATTAAACCCTTCTAAAGTCATTAATCGCAACAATGGAAAGAGATATTTTTACAGCAATGCTCTCCATTTCCGAGACCT is a window encoding:
- the LOC8265222 gene encoding zinc finger protein CONSTANS-LIKE 4 translates to MASKLCDSCKSATATLFCRPDSAFLCINCDSKIHAANKLASRHARVLICEVCEQAPAHVTCKADAAALCVTCDRDIHSANPLARRHERVPITPFYDSVSSVNNKPNAVNLLDDRYFSDVDGDAADVSREEAEAASWLLPNPPNTKLVENSDPNTGQYVFSDMDPYLDLDYGPGDPKLEAQEQNSSGTDGVVPVKSSKNVQAPFVNDNCFELDFTGSKPFPYGYNAQCLSNSVSSSSLDVGVVPDGGDISNPYSKSTMESVQQLSAVDREARVLRYREKRKNRKFEKTIRYASRKAYAETRPRIKGRFAKRTDIDVEADRSSSINAFGVVPSF
- the LOC8265223 gene encoding probable protein phosphatase 2C 59 isoform X3; translation: MRQTHLISHIGMNLELLLRESQNGKFSYGYASSPGKRSSMEDFYETRIDGVDGEIVGLFGVFDGHGGARAAEYVKRNLFSNLISHPKFISDTKSAIADAYNHTDSEFLKSENNQNRDAGSTASTAILVGDRLLVANVGDSRAVICRGGNAIAVSRDHKPDQTDERQRIEDAGGFVMWAGTWRVGGVLAVSRAFGDKLLKQYVVADPEIQEEKIDSSLEFLILASDGLWDVVTNEEAVEMTRPIEDPEQAARSLLQEAYQRGSADNITCVVVRFLANQAATSRGTAAVTSV
- the LOC8265223 gene encoding probable protein phosphatase 2C 59 isoform X1 is translated as MGYLNSVLSNSNQVHADDAPVSGGGLSCLFLYQNGKFSYGYASSPGKRSSMEDFYETRIDGVDGEIVGLFGVFDGHGGARAAEYVKRNLFSNLISHPKFISDTKSAIADAYNHTDSEFLKSENNQNRDAGSTASTAILVGDRLLVANVGDSRAVICRGGNAIAVSRDHKPDQTDERQRIEDAGGFVMWAGTWRVGGVLAVSRAFGDKLLKQYVVADPEIQEEKIDSSLEFLILASDGLWDVVTNEEAVEMTRPIEDPEQAARSLLQEAYQRGSADNITCVVVRFLANQAATSRGTAAVTSV
- the LOC8265223 gene encoding probable protein phosphatase 2C 59 isoform X2: MGYLNSVLSNSNQVHADDAPVSGGGLSQNGKFSYGYASSPGKRSSMEDFYETRIDGVDGEIVGLFGVFDGHGGARAAEYVKRNLFSNLISHPKFISDTKSAIADAYNHTDSEFLKSENNQNRDAGSTASTAILVGDRLLVANVGDSRAVICRGGNAIAVSRDHKPDQTDERQRIEDAGGFVMWAGTWRVGGVLAVSRAFGDKLLKQYVVADPEIQEEKIDSSLEFLILASDGLWDVVTNEEAVEMTRPIEDPEQAARSLLQEAYQRGSADNITCVVVRFLANQAATSRGTAAVTSV